The DNA region CTTTAAACACTTGAAATTCACCCTAGTGATAAGAGTGATTGATTATTCATGGAGGGCCTCACAGACCACACCTGATAGTTTTTGTTCATGAAATGACTTAGGATGGGGGTTGGCCATTTCAAAAAGACCAGCCATGTGATTAAAAGGTTGGAGCTTTGGGGAAAGTGATATCAGTCCAACCTCGGGAGGGAGGCTGGAAATTGAGTTCAACCATACAAGCCATTACTCAACTAATCATATCTATGTAACGAAGCCTCAGTAAAAATTCTGGACACTGGAGCTCAGGTGAGCTACATGGTTGCTAACAGTCTTTGAGTATTGTCACACATATTGTCCCAGGAAAAGGTAACGGGTCTGGACTCCAAGGAAAGGGGACAACAGGAAGCTTGACATATGGGATAGTCCAGATCTTGCATCATGTGTGTCTTCCTTTGGCTAaatctaatttgtattttcttgctATAATAAAACTGCCATCATAGTACATTGCttcttgagttctgtgagtcattctagtgcGTTATCAGATCTGAGGCCTCTCAGTTTGaatcattctagcaaattatcgaATGTGAAAAAGTTCCCAAATTTGTATCCAACTGGTCTGATGTGAGAGTGGACCTAGGGACCCCTGAACTTGTGGCTGGGGTCAGAGGTAAGGGCAGTTTGTGTTTTGGCAAATTCTTTGCAGCAAAGAAGAACACTGGAAAAAGTCAAGCCAAGCTGAAGCCCATCAAAGACCTCCAAAAACCAGCAGGGAGCTCTGGAGTTAAGATGATCTCTTAGAGTTGGCAGGAATTAGGGGAAATGGAACAAGTGTTTACACCCCCACATCAAACAGTTATCAGATGTGGGCTACCCCAGGACGGAGGCATGACCTTGCTGAGGCAGATCCCTACAGGGGTTGATTGCAAGAGTTAAATAACACCCAACATTTGAAGAAACAAGTCCTTTACTCCTGAcgtgagatctttttttttctttattgtggtaagataacattaaatttatcatctttcttaaccatttttaagtgtacagatcagtggtattaagtacattcacactgttgtgcaaccatcaccaccaaccatctttagaacttttccatcttcccaaacagGAACTCTGTCCCATTAAACACTAtccacccctctccctctcccagaccCTGACTCCCACCATTCCACTCTTGGTCTCCATGAATTTGGCTATGTTAAGCACCTTATATAAGTGGAAGTATACAGTATTTGTCCCTTTGTGTCTGGTTATGTAATATGATTGAGCAGTAATTCAATTGAATAGGAGAGATAATCATCAGGAAAATTGGGAATCACCTCTGCTCTGGTGGTTCTTCTCCCATATACTCCTTGGGAACCGCAGATACTAGTTTTCCTAGGGAAGTCCTAGGAAACTTGACAATCGTGTATTCAAACTCAATATTAATAGTGACCCATTTTagtttcaaaaggaaattaaatagtTATCCTATTCACTTAAAAATCTGATCAAGATGGGACgccaggatggctcagttggttgagcatctgactcttgatctcagctctggtcttgagcTTAgagtcatgggttcaagccctgtgttgggctctgccctggttgtggagcctacttaaaaatatatacatatgtctgACCAAGATCAGTAAGGAACAAAAATGTATTAGATGTTGTGGTGCTTAATGTAGGATTTAGATCCTCCTAACAAATCGGGGGGGTGTGTGGAAATCATAGGAAAATAACAAGAAAGAGAGAACTATGATTATTTTTTGCAATGATAGAAACAAGACTGTTCATGACCGTGAGTCCTGGGCAATGCATAAAGAAAGTGAGGATATATGCATAATCCTGCAGGGGCTATAATTTAAGTGGATAGTCCAAAATAATCTCCAAATTCCATTAGAGCTATGCTAACAGGAAAAATTGTGAAAGCAAAAAGCAGAGATCCATAGAGGACATATACTATGTGACTGCAGATTCAGAATTTCTTGTTGTTCACATTAGATTTGCTgcattttccagttctttgaaccAGGAAGGATTAAGACAGATgctgagggggtgcctgggtagcgcagtcgttaagcgtctgccttcggctcagggcgtgatcccggcataccgggattgagtcccacaccgggctcctcggctgggagcctgcttcttcctctccctctccccctgctgtgttccctctctcactggctatctctctgtcacataaataaataaaatctttaaaaaaaaaaaaagacagatgctGAGATTAGACTGTTCTTCTGATCATCCCCCACAGTGCCCTCTTGATGtccctgttcctcaggctgtagatgaaggggttcagcatgggggtgaccaccgtgtacatcaccgaggccactgcacccttcctgggggagggagagatggatgAACTGAGGTACACTCCAAGGCCCGTTCcgtaaaacaagcaaacaactgACAGGTGAGAGCCACAGGTAGAAAAGGCTTTGTACTTCCCATCTGTGGATGGGACTCTCAGAATGGAGGAAACAATTCGAGTATAAGAGCAAAGGATCCCTGAGAGTGGAATGCCACCAAAAACGGCACCAATAAAATACATCAGTATGGTGTCAATGGAGGTATCAGAGCAGGCAAGGTGGAAAAGCTGAGGTGCATCACAAAAGAAATGATGGATTTCCACATTTGTGCAGAAGGTAAGTTGTGACACCATCAAACAGTGAATCTGAGATTCCAAAAGGCTGGTGAAAAACGACACAAGGACCAACAAGCCACAGAAGCATGGATTCATCATGACTGGGTAGTTCAGGGGGTGACAAATGGCCACAaaccggtcataggccatcacagccagGAGTAGATTGTCCAAACacccaaatagaaaaaaaaaggacacctgAGTTATGCAGCCTGCATAGGAGATAGATTTGCTGTGTGTTTGAATGTTCACCAGCATCTTGGGGATTGTAGTGGTGCTGAAACCAATGTCAGccaaggacaggttggccaggaagaagtacatgggggtgcgGAGGTGGGGGTCAGAGCTGAcagccaggatgatgagcaggttcccGAGCACGGTGACCAGGTACATGGACAGGAACAGCCCAAAGAGAATGGGCTGCAGTTCTGGGTCATCTGAGAGCCCCATGAGGAAGAATTCTGAGACAGCTGTTAGATTCTGTGGTTCCATGCAGGTGGGACACCTCTCAAAAAAGAAGAGACtattgaataaacaaaacaagtatAGAGACACCCAGCTAAGTGTGCATATTTTGATTCAAGCAACTCACACTTGGGGAGCATACATCCCGTTACCTTCAGCAACGTTTCTCAATTGCAAACTCTTCTTAGAACACTTTCCTAATTGCTGTCTGGGCTATTCACCTGTTTCTATATATACCCACCATGAAGACATTGAGCCAAAGAATGTTAGAGAAACATACAAATGTATAAACATAGAAATACTTAGTTATACTTGCTTAAGAACCCACATTTGTTGCCAGTAAAAAATTGAGTTTTCTTGCTTTCCCTGCATGATCCCATTCCCCTGCACTTCAGTTGCCCAAAGGCAAACACTGTCATGAATGTGGTAgatatattttcctttcaatGTTTCCATATTAGTCTTGATTTATGTATCCAtaaatatgtttcttaaaaaatttaataatacacATATTGCTTCCTGAGTTCTCACTTACCACAATAATGTGTTTTAAGTGTCTGTGAAGTATACACATCTATTTCAAGGACTTCAGATGAGGCATAGTAATACCTGaaagatgaaatatattttatttttaatttcttattacaatattccattttgtttttctaaagattttgtttattttgagagatacacagagaaagagagtgcgagtaggaggaggggcagaggtagaaggagagaatcttaagtaggtttcacactgagtgcagagcccaatgtggggctccatctcaggaccctgagatcgtgacctgagccaaaatcaagatttggacacttaaccaactgagccacccaggcgccccttattaaaATATTCCTAATAAAATTTGTGTGT from Ursus arctos isolate Adak ecotype North America unplaced genomic scaffold, UrsArc2.0 scaffold_14, whole genome shotgun sequence includes:
- the LOC113242953 gene encoding olfactory receptor 18-like — protein: MEPQNLTAVSEFFLMGLSDDPELQPILFGLFLSMYLVTVLGNLLIILAVSSDPHLRTPMYFFLANLSLADIGFSTTTIPKMLVNIQTHSKSISYAGCITQVSFFFLFGCLDNLLLAVMAYDRFVAICHPLNYPVMMNPCFCGLLVLVSFFTSLLESQIHCLMVSQLTFCTNVEIHHFFCDAPQLFHLACSDTSIDTILMYFIGAVFGGIPLSGILCSYTRIVSSILRVPSTDGKYKAFSTCGSHLSVVCLFYGTGLGVYLSSSISPSPRKGAVASVMYTVVTPMLNPFIYSLRNRDIKRALWGMIRRTV